A single genomic interval of uncultured Desulfobulbus sp. harbors:
- a CDS encoding protein-L-isoaspartate(D-aspartate) O-methyltransferase, protein MSPPSRFDINRERMIEEQLVARGITDQRVLDAMRTVPRHLFVEDAMQAHAYGDFPLPIGSGQTISQPYIVALMTLALHLRGHERILEIGTGSGYHAAILSRLCQKVYTVERIDGLVSRARKVFDRLRYYNIVSRIDDGTVGWAAEAPFDGIIVTAGGPHIPEPLLEQLADPGRMVMPVGGQTVQDLKLVEKRDGEVSISTLEQVRFVDLIGVHGWHN, encoded by the coding sequence GTGAGCCCACCCTCACGTTTTGATATCAACCGTGAGCGGATGATCGAAGAGCAGCTGGTGGCGCGCGGCATCACCGACCAGCGGGTCCTTGACGCGATGCGCACCGTGCCCAGGCATCTGTTTGTCGAAGATGCCATGCAGGCCCACGCCTACGGCGATTTTCCCCTGCCCATCGGCAGCGGCCAAACCATTTCCCAGCCCTATATCGTCGCCCTGATGACCCTGGCCCTGCACCTCAGGGGGCATGAGCGCATCCTTGAGATCGGGACCGGTTCGGGCTATCACGCGGCCATTCTTTCCCGGCTCTGCCAAAAGGTCTACACGGTTGAACGTATCGATGGCCTGGTCAGCCGGGCGCGCAAGGTCTTTGACAGGTTGCGCTACTACAACATCGTCTCCCGCATCGATGACGGCACCGTGGGCTGGGCTGCGGAGGCCCCCTTTGACGGTATTATCGTCACCGCCGGCGGGCCGCATATTCCCGAGCCGTTGCTTGAACAGTTGGCCGACCCGGGGCGGATGGTGATGCCTGTGGGCGGACAGACTGTGCAGGATCTCAAGCTGGTGGAAAAACGCGATGGCGAGGTCAGCATTTCCACCCTGGAGCAGGTTCGGTTTGTCGATCTGATAGGTGTCCACGGCTGGCATAACTGA